The Columba livia isolate bColLiv1 breed racing homer chromosome 2, bColLiv1.pat.W.v2, whole genome shotgun sequence genome includes the window TACAGGgcggagagagagaagggaacgggGCCGGCGAGCCGGGTGGCATTCCCAAGGAGCTCTTCGCTTCACTGACCAAGTTTCTCGACCAAGACACTGGATGAAGAGAGCGCGGCACCTCAGAGACCCCCAGCGCGCCTGTTTGATGACCCGCCCGGGGAGGAGGCGTGCTGCGCCCCTCCATCAGGCTGGGAGCCGCTGGGCGTTGCACGGGAAGGTGTGTACAATAAATCAAGCCACAACATTCTGTGTTAGCGAGGGCGCCGCGGGCGTTTCCAAGGCCCCCGCTCCTTCCTCCAGCGAGACCAACCCAGGAGAGCCAGCGACACCCCGGGGGAGCTCCCGCGGCACCGCACAGATGGGGGTCGCTGCAGCAGTGCTTCGCGGTGACGTTGGCCCCGCGCCGCTGCAGCCGCCCCGCCGGGACCCTCCCGCCGCTCGGGCGCCTGGAACGCGGGAGCAGCCCCCGCTCTGCACCGCACGTCACCTCCATCCCCCACGCGCAGAATCCCCCACAGCCATCCCACGCAGACTCGTTCTGCTCGCTACCTCAGTCGCTGGCGGAGTGAGAGCGGCACGGCGCGGCGGCAGGCGGTAACCGCGGCCCGGCGAGCGATGAACCAGGCCAGGCTCCGGCGTCCCCGGGAGCCACCCAACCCACGCGTGTCCTGCGTGTGTCACACGTGCCGCTGAGAAGCGTGAATCGTGTACAGAGAGAGGAGCGAGCTCCTGGCGGCATCGCCGTGCAGACCAACCCGAGCGGCTCTTCAGACGCTTCGAGTTTGATTTTCcgggtgtgtttttttttcattgagtTGTTTGGTGTAATTAGTTATTGTCATCCCCGAGTCCCTGTCCCTCTCCAGGCAGGGAGGTGCGGAACCGGTTTGTTCATGGGACTGTTCCAAAGGCgcaggggctgcggggcggcTGTTGGCGCAGCATCGCTTCGGGTGCTGAGCAAATGCCCGCGTGCTGTGCGGTGCCGCCCCCAACGCCGAGCGGTGCCCCGCGGGAGGGACAGCAGCGtcagggctgctcctggggacaCACACGACGTCCCGCTGCTCCTCTGGGCGCGGTTCTCAGTCGCCTCCTCTCCCCTGCGGCGCACTGTGCCCGGACTGGCGGCGGCTGCGAGGGGCGACAGCTCAGCTCTGTGTCCCCAAAGGGACGGCGCTGCCTCCACCAAGCCCTGTGGGACGCTGGGCAATCCATGACTTGGAGGTGCGGTGATGGTGGGTCTGGCAGCGCCGTGCTCTGGCACAGCAGGACTGCAGTGACTgagctgcctgtccctgcccggGGAGATCCCAGCGCCCCCCCGTTGATCCCAGTGACACGAGTGGGCCGGTGTGATGGTCTTGCCAGTGGGCCAGCGTGGGTGGCGTGGGGGGCCGACTGCCCCGGCCAGGGTGTTTCTTCTGAAGCTGCTGTGACTGGGACCAGCGTCTCCTgtgaacccccagatccctttctcaGGCTGTGGAATCAATAAAGTATTTGTACACGTGCCGGGTTTTGGGGGCGCTGAGCTGGATCAGCCCGAGCAGAGCGAGGCAAAGGGCGGCTCCGGGCTGGGGGTCATTGCCGGCAGCTCCGTGACCCCTTCTGTGCATGGTGGCTGAGCAAGGCCCCCAGGAGCATCCCAAGGGCGAGCACGTGGGGAATCAGGGAGTCAcagaggggtttggggtggaagggaccttaaagatgaCATAGTCCGGTCCCCACCATGGGCAAGGACACCTTCCCCTGGACCAGGTCCACACTCCGTCCAGCCCAGCCTTGGACACTCCTGGGGACAGGACTgtcacagctgggctggggagccCCAGGAGCGGGTCTGGAGTACCTGCCCCACGAGGCCGCACGGACCCCGGGAGCGTGGGCTCTGCTCCCGTCACCCCAGGGAGCCggacccagctctgcagccacatGGGACGCTCTGTCCCCTCAGCAGCCAGGCCTTGCTGGACAtccccagtacatcccagtcgCTTGCACTGGGccgagcagaggggcaggaccCTCGCCCCGCTGCCGCAGTGGTGTGCCCGGGTCCCGCCGCCCACCAGGCCATGCTGCCCACGCCTGGCACGGCCACCAGGAGCCACCGGGCTGACGTGGCCGCCACAACCTCAGCCCGTGCTGGGGGAGATGTATCTACAGGAGAGCTGTCCCTGGGGTCCTGTCACCCACCGCTGTCCCCAGCATGTCCCCGAGATGTCATCATCACCCTGGGTGCCCCCAGAGCATCTCCCGGGATCGTCACCCACTTATCCCAGGGATGTCACCATCAGCCCCAGGCCAAAGGGAGAGGATGCGAGCAATGCCTGCACCATGGGGTGTCACCCCCTGCACCCTGGGGTGTCACCACCTGTGCCCTGGGGTGTCACCGCCTGCAGGTGCTGCCCCCAGGGAGCCCCAGGGCCGGGAGGTTCCACTGGGGAACTCGAGCTGCTGGTCCCCATGGAGCAGCGCTGGGTGCTCCCTTGTGGGGATGAACAGCGGGCACAggggctgagccctggggacaccccaaccctggggacaccctgacCCTGCGGCCTCGTGCTGCCCCACGCCAGCCCGGCCCCACCACGGCGGTTTCCACGCAGGGGCCGTGGTCAGGAAGGTCGAGCCCTCCGCAGAGGGGAGGATGAGCGGCCAAAGAACCAGGGGGAGTCTGCAGCAGGGGACGGGCGACCCTGGCCGCCGCGGGCGGGGTGCGGGCAGAGGCACGGGCAGAGGCACAGGCAGTTACCGGCAGGGTGCAAGCAGGAGGCGGGTATCCCATTGTCCCACCTCAGCGCTGCCAGGGGGTCGCACAGGGCCCAGATCCCGCAGCCTGAGTGGCGGCTCCACGTTCTCGGGGGCAGTTTGCATTCCTCCCGTCATGGTCCTGACCACAGCCACCCCAACCTTCTCCTCCCCGGGACAAGGGACGGGCTCTTCCCGCGCAGAGCAGGGGGCCCTGAGCTGCCGCAGCCCACGGGCAGCAGCGGGTGACAGTGGGGACCGTGGCGTGCCGAGCGGGAGCTGCACGCCCCCCGCACCCACCGGAAAGCCGTTTGCTATGATTTACAAGGCCGCGCACCCAGGTCCCCTTTGTCAGACGGAGCCTGCGCCCCCGCAGACACCCCAGAGCACACGGAGACCGCGTCAGCCCAGTCCTTTATCCGAGTGCCCTCCCAGCTCATCCAACGCCCCCGGCTGCCCCCCAGCCACCGCCGATGCCCCACGTCACCTCCACGCTGGCACTGTCAATAACCCTGAGTTCAACCGCCCCGCCGTACCCGGCACCACCGCTCCTCGGCCGATTCCCCGTCCACGGGGCAGCGGCACCGCCGGCCCAGCCCCAGACTCCAGATCTCCGCTGCCTCTTGGGCCGGTCTCTTCACCCCTGCGCGTTTCCCTGCCCACGCAGCACATCAGCGTCCCTCCATCCTGCTCCTCCCGGAGCCCCGGGCGGCGCGGAGCCCCGCGGCGCTGCCACGAGCCCTGTGGTGGTGCCACGAGCCCCGCAGCGGTCGTGACACCAGCTGCCTGGCGTGTCCCGGTGTCACAGGCTGCTGCGCCTCTGCGGAGAAACGCTGTCCCCTCCCTCCTCTGGCCCTCGCTACGGGTTATCCTGGGTCAAAGCCTTGCAGGGGCTGGTGTCCTGGTTGTGGCTCGGCAAGCTGACGGCAGGAGAGCTGGCAACGGCGTGGACCTTCTGGTGGTGGTTCAGAGACTGCCGGTGCCGGAAGCTCTTGCTGCAGCCGCTGCACTGGAAGGGGCGCTGCTGGGTGTGCCGGCGCTGGTGCTCCTCCAGCGAGGCTTTCTGCGGGAAGCTCTCGGCGCACTCGATGCAGCGGTAGAGCCGCTCGCCGGCGGCGCTGGCCCGCGCGGGCCGGCCGGCCCAGCCGCCGCGCAGCTGCCCGCCGTGGATGCGCTGGTGCTTCTGGAGATGGTGCTTCTGGATGAAGCCCTTGCCGCAGGCGGGGCAGCGGTAGGGCCGCTCCCCGGTGTGGATGCGGTAGTGCTTGTTGAGGTTGGACTTCTCGTTGAAGCTCTTCCCGCAGGCCGGGCACTGGAAGGGCCGCTCGCCCGTGTGCAGGCGCTGGTGCCGCAGCAGCGCGGCGTGGTGCGCCAGGCTCTTCCCACACGCCGTGCAGATGAAGGAGCCGTTGCTCTTCCTCGCCTGGCTCTGCTGCCGCGCCAGCAGGTTGCGCTTCAGCCGGACGCTCTTCCAGCCCGGCGGGGGCGCGCGGGGCTCGGCCCCCACGGCGCAGGGACGATGCTGCTCCTCCGAGCCGGGCTGAAACGACGCCACCTCCGCGGGGGCGTCTTCTCGCGGGGGCGTCCCCTGGGGCAGCACGAACGGCTGGTCGGTCCCCACGCCCAGCACTTGCTCTGTGGGGAAGGGCAAGGCCGGGACGGGATGAGCTTCCAGCGGCACCACCACGGGCTTAAACTCAGGCTGGGCAGCCGTGTGTTTGCAGAACTCCCCGAAGgcctctcctgctgccttctgctcGTCCAGGGCAGCGCGGCCGTCCCAGGGCACCGGCTGCTCCTGGCTCGGCGGAGCCTCCTCCGGCCTCCCCGAGGGCGCCTGCGGCAGAGCCAGGAGCTCAGATCCCTCCTCCTGCGGCTGCGGCTCTTCCGTCTTGATCACGATCTCACCTGCGGACACACGGCGGCTCATTCCCGGCAAGGGAAACCCGCCCGTGCCCGCAGGCCCAGAGCGGGCGCTGAGCCGCCCCCGCGGCGCCGTGCCGGCATGAACCGGCAAACGCGCCGCTGGAAAGCGAACAAGAAGGTTTCACCAAGAGCAAAGCGGGAGAAGGACACGTGGGCTGGAGGGCGTGTTGGCACCTGCTGTGGGTTATCTGGGTATCTtagaccctggggacacccgaTGGACTGACAACGCAACACTCATAAAGAATGCGAAACGGGAAACTTGCAGGCAAAGCGGAAGCTGCAGAGCGCCCTGTCCTGGAAGGAACTTTGTCACGAAAGGTGGGTGAATCTGGGAAAAAGGATCAAAGCAAAACCTtccaggagcagagggagcGCGTCTGCAGGCGCACGGCCGCAGAGCCGCCCTCGCGCTGAGCCGTGCCCCGGCTCTCCCTCTCGCCCACTCTCTTTGGCAAGGGGGTTCTTCTAGGCTTCAAGGTTTGGTCTCCAGCCCCTCGCTTGGCGGGCACGCCCGGCACAgacccggcccagcccggcgtTAGTGGCTCTCGGCCCCCCCGGCACTCACCGTCACCGAGCTGCCCCGGCACCGCTCCCGTCTCCAGCAGCCCGTGCGTCCCGGCACCCGGATCctccccgtccccgtccccggGCGGCAGCAGAGCAGGCTTGGAGCCGCTGTCCCCGGGCCCTGGGAAGGAGGAGGCAGCGGTTCGAGGTGACTCTGGGGACCAGCACCCGGTGCCCTCGCTAAGGGGCCGCGGTCACACAGCGGGAGCTGGGGGTGCCCGGAGGGCTCCTGGGACCCCAGAGCAGCGGTCAGGTTCTCCAGGACCATCAGAGCAAGTAAACTGGTGGCAGCCAAACCAGGGAATTACTGCAGTGACCCCAGGAAGAAGCGAGCACCGGGCATTCAGCATCCTTTAAcattttggggctgttcagcctggagaacaggagctgaggggagatcttatcacTGCAACTGCCGGAAAGGAGGccggagcatggagggggttggtctcttctcccaagtaacaagtgatgggacaagaggaaacggccccaagttgctccaggggaggttgaggttggatctggggaacaatttcttccccaaagggctgtggggcattgaacaggctgcccagggcagtgcaggagtcaccagccctggagggctggacagacggacatgaggttctcaggacatggggcagtgctggggtgggttatggttggacccgatgatcctgaggggcttttccaaccaaaatggttctgtgattctatgatttcaggCAAAAACACTGGTGCTAAAATTTACGTCTGCCAGTAGGAAATCCCTGCAGGGCGGTGTATGTACAGCCCGTGTCCTGGTGAAACACGGTGCAGGAAAgcaggctgcaggacacagcgTGAGCGTGGCACCCGAATCCCCCCCCGGCACTGTCCCAACCCACGGGGAACGTTCTCTGCCCCGCAGACGCTGAGTGCGGGTCCGCAGCAATGCCCACGCCTCCCGCAGCCCCCTCCACCTGCTCCCACACACGCAGCGCCCGTAAACCGGACCCAGCCGCGGCACGATACCGTCTGACACGGGAACACAGAGCAGCCCTTACCAAGCGAGACCTCGTAACTGCCCTTCACCTCCACCTGGTAGAGCTCCTTGTGCCGGCTGTCCGAGCTGCCCCACGCCTGCTCCGGCAGGCCGGCCGCGTCGCCCTCGCACGCCGCTGGCACCTGAAACGCAGCAGGGACCACCGTGGCGCTTCCCCTCCTCATCCATCCCCCGGCCCCACCGCGCTGCGGGGCCACACAGCCCAGAGCGCCGACGGAACGGAGTCGCGGCCCGGAGTCAGGGACAATTTCAGAACGGCCCAGTGAGGCTCAGTTGTTTGGCACACACACAGCCGGACAGGTTTGCAAGCACCTCTGGTTCCCTGGACCGGCAGCCAGCTGAGCAGTAACCCCCTCACGCAGGAGCAGGACGGGTGGGGAGGCACCGTCCCACTGGTGAGGTGACCAGTGGCACCCAGCAAGGCTGGAAATGCTCGGGGTGCGTGTTCTGCTCCTCCTTTCACTGGGGACGGAAAGCGGGAGCTCTCTGGCTGCTGCCTCATGTGCCGGCTCTCCAGGCACAGCACCCGAGGGGCCTGTCCCCGTGGCCCTGTGCAGCTCCCGAGAGCCAGCGCCACGTCCCACTGGCCACGGTGCACATCTCCGTTACCTTGGGCATGTCCCCGTTAGCTGGGGTTCATCCGCATGACATCGAGCTTGTCCCCATTCATCTCTACGGGTGTGTCCCCGTTATCTTGGGCACATCCCTGGTAGCCGGAGCTTTTCCCCATCACCCCGGGCACatccccagcagctggggcacGTCCTCGTTAGCTGGAGCTGATCTCTATTACCCGGAGTACAGCCCTGTGAGCTGAGGCTTGCTGCAATTACCTTGGGCACACCCCTGTTACCGTGGGCACATTCCTATCAGCTGGGGCTTGTCCCTGCTTTTCACCATGTGCACGTCCTCGTTAGCTGGGGCTTGTCCCCATTTGTCACCATGgcatgtccccatcacccagGGCTCATCCCTGTCACCTTGGGCACATTCCCATTAGCTGGAGCTTGTCCGTATTTGTCACCGTGGGCACATCCCTATTACCCAGGGCTCATGAGTGTTACCTTGGGCATGTCCCCCTTTGCTGGGGCTTGACCCTGTTACTTTAGGCACATTCCCATTAGCTGGGGCCTGTCCCCATTTGTCACCATGGACTCATTCCCATTCCCCAGGGCCCATCCCCGTTACCTTGGGCTCATCCCAGTTACCTTGGGCTTGTCCCTGTTACCTTGGGCACATTCCCATTAGCTGGGGCTTGTCCCCATTTGTCACCATGGGCTCATCCCCGTTACCTTGGGCACATTCCTGTTAGCTCAGGCTTGTCCCCATTTGTCCCCACGGGCACATCCCCATTACCCAGGGTTCATCCACATTACCTTGTGCTTGTCCCCCTTTGCTGGGGCTCATCCCCGTTACTTTGGGCACATTCCCGTTAGCTGGGGCTTGTCCCCATTTGTCACCACGGGCTCACCCCGCTCCCCAGGCTCGCCCCGATACCTTGTGCCCATCCCAGTTACCTTGGGCTTGTCCCCGTTACTTTGGGCACATTCCCGTTAGCTGGGGCTTGTCCCCATTCGTCACCACGGACTCACCCCGCTCCCCAGGCTTGCCCCGTTACCTTGTGCCCATCCCAGTTACCTTGGGCTTGTCCCCGTTACTTTGGGCACATTCCCATTAGCTCAGGCTTGTCCCTATGGGCATGTCCGCATGACCCAGGGCTCATCCCCGTTACCTTGGGCTCATCCCAGCTACCTTGGGCTTGTCCCTGTTATCTTGGGCACATTCCCATTAGCTGGGGCTTGTCCTCATTTGTCACCATGGGCTCGTCCCCGTTACCTTGGGCACATTCCTGTTAGCTCAGGCTTGTCCCCATTTGTCCCCATGGGCACATCCCCATTACCCAGGGTTCATCCACATTACCTTGTGCTTGTCCCCCTTTGCTGGGGCTCATCCCCGTTACTTTGGGCACATTCCCGTTAGCTGGGGCTTGTCCCCATTTGTCACCACGGACTCACCCCGCTCCCCAGGCTCGCCCCGTTACCTTGTGCCCATCCCAGTTACCTTGGGCTTGTCCCCGTTACTTTGGGCACATTCCCGTTAGCTGGGGCTTGTGCCCATTTGTCACCACGGACTCACCCCGCTCCCCAGGCTCGCCCCGTTACCTTGTGCCCATCCCCGGTGCCGGGCCCCCAGCAGCCGCGGTGCTGGAGCTGCCGCTCGACGGTGTCCAGGCGGCGCGCGTTGTCCTGCAGCAGCGCGGCCAGCGCTGCCCAGCGCCGCTCCAGCCGGCTGCCGAACTCCAGCACCGCCTTCTCCAGCCCCGACACCTTCTGCTCGGCCGTCTCCGCTCTGCCCTCCAGGCTCAGCAGCCTCAGGGCCTGCGACTCCACCTTCCTCTCCACCGCCTGCACCGCGGCCACCACGGTCCACAGCGAGATCTCGGTGGCCGCGGGCGCCTTGTCCCCGTCGGGGCCGTGCGGGAGCGGCTGCCAGGGCTCGGGCGCCCACTCGGGCTCCTGCCGCGGGGGGAGAGGGGCGGTGAGGGCCGGGCAGCCCGGCCCGGGGGCCCATCCCGGCGGAGCGGGGCCCGGCGCGGCGCCGCGGGCGCTCCGGTTCGCCCCGCCCGGTGCCCGCGGTGCCGGTGAGCGCggggggggtgaggggagggggacccgccgccccccgccccccggtACCTGAGCGGGGGCCCAGCGGGACATGGCCgcgcgcgccgccgccgccgcctcccgccgcaccgccccctgccggcccgcccgccgcaccgccccgcgcccgccccgccccggagCCCCCGGGACCCTCCGGCCCCGTTCCGGTCCCCATCCCGGGACAGTGGCTCCTGCCCGGGACACCGTCCgagccccccccaccccgtcccCTCCAGCCTCACTCCCCCTGCAGGCAGACCCCCCCAGCGTTCCCGGTAGCCCCTGTACAGCGGTACGGTACTGTACTGTACTGCACCCCCCAGCGCAGGCTGCTGCTCCACCCCGCACAGAAAGTGCCCCCCGCGCGAGCCGAAGGAAGCCACGTTCAGCCACGGGAAGCATCTTGACTTCTACAGCATCTATTGGCGCTCTCCAGAATAAGGACGAGTCCTCCGTCACAGCAGCACCCGGTTCCGCTCCGGCTGTCCCCCCGACCAGGACCCGGGAACAAAGAGTGACCCCCACTGCGAGGGTGTGCACGGGAGGGCCGGGTGTCACCAGCCCCATGGCAGGGCAGGGGGATCGGGGTAGCCCTGCCCGTGCTCCAGCTTTCACCTGACCCACTGGGGACCGTGGTCATGGAGAAGGTCCAACAGCACCCCCCTGTCCCCGGGATGCCACCTCCCGCCTTCCCCCCACTCTGCCGCAGTTCCCGCTCCccctgtcctgtctgtgcctAAACGAGAGCGGCCGGCACGGGCGGCTTGTCCTCGCGGGGGTACAGCCTCTGCTGCCGCACGTGTGTCCTCTGGTGCACGTTGAGATGGTAGCGCCGCTTGAACGTCTTCTGGCAGACGCCGCACTGGTAGGGCCGCTCGCCCGTGTGCGTCCAGTGGTGCCGCACGAAGTCCGAGGCCCACGTGAAGCTCCTgttgcagcagggacagaggatGCGGTGGCGCTTGGTGTGGCGCCGCTGGTGCAGGATCAGAAAGCTCTGGCTGGAGAAGTTCTCCATGCATTCGTTGCACGTGTACATCATTTTCCCCGGGGACAGCGGGTacctgctggggctgggcttCTCCCAGGCCGTGCCGTGGTCCGTGCCGGGGTCGTGGGGCTGGCGGTCAGGGCACGGGCCCTGGCTGGAGCTCTCCTCCGCCTCCGAGAGCTGGCAGAACCCCTCGGCCGCCCGCACCCGCAGGTGACACCGGATTTTCGCCTTGGACATGAAGCTCTGGTCGCAGTGCACGCAGATGTAGGGCGGCCAGTTGCTGTGGCTCCGCTGGTGGATGGTGAGGTTGATCTTCAGCAGGAAGTTTTTCTGGCACACGGGGCAGGAGTAGCATTTCTCCCGGGTGGAGTTTCGCTGGCAGGCGGCGGGCCGGCCCACGCAGGAACCGTGCACCGGCTCTGCCGGGGACTCCACGGGCTCTGCCGAGGACTCCACGGGCTCCCGTGGTGACTTCATGGGTTCCCCTGGGGACTCCACGGGCTCTGCCGAGGACTCCACGGGCTCTTTTGGTGACTTCATGGGTTCCCCTGGGCACTCCATGGGCTCTGCCGAGGACTCCACGGGCTCTTTTGGTGACTTCATGGGTTCCCCTGGGGACTCCATGGGTTCTGCCGGGGACTCTGTAAGCTTTTCCAAGGACTCCATGGGTTCTCTCAGGGACTCCATGGCCTTTCCAGGGGACTCCACGGGCTCTTCCAAGGACTCCACGGGTTCTCCTGGGCATTCCACTGGCTCTGCCGGGGACTCCACAGGCACTCCCAGGGCCTCCACAGGCTCTGCCGTGGATTCCGTGGGCTCTCCTGGGGACTCAACAGGCTCTACCGGGGACTCCACGGGCTCTTCCAGGGACTCCACGGGCTCTCCTGGGCACcctgtgtgctctgctgtgGACTCCACGGACGGTCCCAGGGACTCCACAGGCTCTTCAAAGGACTCCACGGGCTCCCCTGGGGACTCCAGAGGCTGTCCCGGGGAGGTGACCGTgcagctgggctctgcctgtGCCATTGCTCTGCAGGCATCTGGTATCACCTCCTTACGCAGCTCTTTGGGAACATCTGCCACCAGAGCCTCATCATCATCCCCTGAATCTTTCACAGCCTCCTCTTCCAGACCTTTCGAGGGTGTTTCAGGCACTGCCGCCTTCTCCGCAGCAATCTCCTCCCGCGGTACCTCCACTGGGATCCCCACCTCAGCACCTGCTGGGAATTTTTCAGAACCCAAACATCACTCTTCCACATGGTTTTGAGGTCAAGGCATAAACAGCAAGGGGCTTTcctcccgtgtcccccctcACGTCCCGCACCCTCCTCAGCCAGCACAAAtcccagccccgctctcctCTTGTAGCTCAATGTCTTCACACTTGGCTGCTACAGCTCATCCCTGCGGACACCCCAAGGACGGCTTGAGATGACAAATGTCACCCATGTGGGATGGAAGGAGTCTAACGGACACATTTGGGCTCGTTCTTTGAAGCCGATCAATGGGTGGGCCGGTTCACACCACGCCATGCCTCATCCTTCACAGCTtcaaagctggcagcaggatTTACCACCAGAACACCTTCTCGGTCCATCTGAATCGTGTAAAACCCTGTCCTGAATGCCCCAGGCCCTGAGAGAGCCCTGTGCAaacctcctgctgctctgtgagcAAGCTGGCACTCCTCtaggctgccagccctgccaagAAGGGACGAAGGGCCCTGTCCCCGtacctgctgctgggggaggcgATGAAGACGAGTTCAGATTCACCGCTTCACGATAACATGTggagagagggcaggagggcgACGGGATGGGCTGGCTGAGATCTGCCGGGACAGCGGCGGCTTCGCGAGGGACGTGTGCTGCGAAGAAAAGACGAGCGAGGATGATGCTGGGTGAGAACCAACCAGGCAGAGGCCCAGGATCTCTCACGTCAGCTCGATCTTCCAGCCACTCACGTGTGCCGCAGTTCGCTGTGACCGCCAGGCTCCTGCTTCTCTCCGGGTCCCTACAGCTCCCCTCACAAGGCTCCTTTGTCATCTCCAGCAGG containing:
- the LOC102085296 gene encoding zinc finger and SCAN domain-containing protein 21-like isoform X4; this encodes MLSVFSLWRTDCALSKPELLSRIERGEEPCAPVELDLEGAGVSPEPPKETLLPCAPGSGDAHPCACSAELPAGCSSPEPGRPRCTRHDVLLEMTKEPCEGSCRDPERSRSLAVTANCGTPHVPREAAAVPADLSQPIPSPSCPLSTCYREAVNLNSSSSPPPAAAGAEVGIPVEVPREEIAAEKAAVPETPSKGLEEEAVKDSGDDDEALVADVPKELRKEVIPDACRAMAQAEPSCTVTSPGQPLESPGEPVESFEEPVESLGPSVESTAEHTGCPGEPVESLEEPVESPVEPVESPGEPTESTAEPVEALGVPVESPAEPVECPGEPVESLEEPVESPGKAMESLREPMESLEKLTESPAEPMESPGEPMKSPKEPVESSAEPMECPGEPMKSPKEPVESSAEPVESPGEPMKSPREPVESSAEPVESPAEPVHGSCVGRPAACQRNSTREKCYSCPVCQKNFLLKINLTIHQRSHSNWPPYICVHCDQSFMSKAKIRCHLRVRAAEGFCQLSEAEESSSQGPCPDRQPHDPGTDHGTAWEKPSPSRYPLSPGKMMYTCNECMENFSSQSFLILHQRRHTKRHRILCPCCNRSFTWASDFVRHHWTHTGERPYQCGVCQKTFKRRYHLNVHQRTHVRQQRLYPREDKPPVPAALV